In one Trichosurus vulpecula isolate mTriVul1 chromosome 8, mTriVul1.pri, whole genome shotgun sequence genomic region, the following are encoded:
- the LOC118828918 gene encoding 60S ribosomal protein L32-like yields MIALRRLVKPKIVKRRTEEFIRHQADRYVKIKRNWRKPRGIDNRVRRRFKGWILMPSIGYGSNKKTKHTLPSGFKKFLVHNVKELEVFLMCNKSYCGDTAHNVSSKNWKVIVERAAQFAIKTPIQMLA; encoded by the coding sequence ATGATCGCCCTCAGACGCCTCGTGAAGCCTAAAATCGTCAAGAGGAGGACCGAAGAGTTCATCCGACACCAGGCCGACAGATATGTCAAGATCAAGAGAAACTGGCGTAAACCAAGGGGCATTGACAACAGGGTGCGAAGACGATTCAAGGGCTGGATCTTGATGCCCAGTATTGGTTATGGAAGCAATAAGAAGACAAAACACACGCTACCAAGTGGATTCAAGAAGTTTTTGGTGCACAACGTGAAAGAGCTTGAAGTGTTCCTGATGTGCAACAAATCTTACTGTGGTGATACTGCTCACAATGTTTCCTCTAAGAATTGGAAAGTTATTGTTGAGAGAGCAGCTCAGTTCGCCATCAAAACACCGATCCAAATGCTAGCCTGA